From Mauremys mutica isolate MM-2020 ecotype Southern chromosome 17, ASM2049712v1, whole genome shotgun sequence, one genomic window encodes:
- the LINGO4 gene encoding leucine-rich repeat and immunoglobulin-like domain-containing nogo receptor-interacting protein 4 → MVAGPFLDSPFSWACWHPLFFLALEALLTGSGWSCPSRCHCSSQDRSVFCNRRRLTTVPGGIPPESELLDLSKNRIRTLHQGMFSRLQPLKELDLSENIISNIEPGAFNSLQKLMTLRLKSNQLKIVPPGIFTGLPNLTILDISENKIVIFLDHSFKDLFNLRKLEAGDNHLVFISPQAFSGLLRLQQLTLEKCNLTGVPQLALSQLHHLVELRFKVLHISVLHNYSFRRLHRLNVLEIDRWPFLATLEPRSLLGLNLTSLSITKCNLSAVPYQAFRHLVYLQYLDLSHNPISVIHGKRLSDLSRLQEFHLSGGRLATIATSAFQGLNYFRLLNVSGNALRTLEEGVFHSVGNLEILRLDRNPLACDCRLLWIIRRRRRLNFGGQQPACASPTTVRGKVFKDFSDVLLPNHFTCRKSKIPDKTLQQVSVEEGDKATLSCKGEGDPHPTVYWVSPHDIRLDSNHKGRMRVFADGTLEIDYALAQDSGTYHCVASNVAGNDTLLAHLRVSKPSAQLGNDSFLFSNSSEAFQPSLIDVGTLVGVLAMGILPFLSSVAVCFVFIFFWSKSKGKVKHHATFEFVPHHPHAAWNKPRSSGGGGKFAMKLM, encoded by the coding sequence ATGGTGGCTGGGCCTTTCCTAGACTCCCCCTTCTCTTGGGCTTGTTGGCATCCCCTGTTCTTCCTCGCCCTGGAGGCCCTCCTGACGGGATCCGGTTGGAGCTGCCCTTCCAGGTGCCACTGCTCCTCCCAGGACAGGTCTGTCTTCTGCAACCGCCGGCGCCTGACCACCGTGCCGGGCGGGATCCCCCCGGAGTCTGAGCTCCTGGACCTGAGCAAGAACCGCATCAGGACGTTGCACCAGGGCATGTTCTCCCGCCTGCAGCCCTTGAAGGAGCTGGACCTGAGCGAAAACATCATCTCCAACATCGAGCCCGGAGCCTTTAACAGCCTGCAGAAGCTGATGACCCTGAGGCTGAAGAGTAACCAGCTGAAAATCGTCCCGCCTGGAATCTTCACCGGCCTCCCTAACCTCACCATCCTTGACATCAGCGAGAACAAGATCGTCATCTTCCTGGACCACTCCTTCAAAGACTTGTTCAACCTTAGGAAGCTGGAGGCCGGGGACAACCACCTGGTCTTCATCTCGCCGCAAGCCTTCAGCGGGCTCCTCCGCCTGCAGCAGCTCACCCTGGAGAAGTGCAACTTGACGGGCGTGCCCCAGCTTGCCCTCTCCCAGCTCCACCACCTGGTCGAGCTCCGGTTCAAGGTGCTCCACATCAGTGTCCTCCACAACTACTCCTTCCGGAGGCTGCACCGCTTGAACGTGCTGGAGATCGACCGCTGGCCTTTCCTGGCGACGCTGGAGCCCCGCAGCCTCTTGGGACTGAACTTGACCTCCTTGTCCATCACCAAGTGCAACCTCAGCGCCGTCCCTTACCAGGCGTTCAGGCATTTGGTTTATCTCCAGTACCTGGATCTCTCCCATAACCCCATCTCGGTGATCCATGGCAAGAGGCTGAGCGACCTTTCACGCCTTCAGGAATTCCACCTCTCTGGAGGCAGGCTGGCCACCATCGCCACCAGCGCCTTCCAAGGACTCAACTACTTCCGGCTGCTCAATGTCTCGGGTAACGCCCTGAGGACCTTGGAAGAAGGGGTCTTCCACTCGGTGGGGAACCTGGAGATCCTGCGGTTAGACAGGAACCCCCTGGCCTGTGACTGCCGGCTCTTATGGATTATCCGAAGGCGACGCAGGCTTAACTTCGGAGGGCAGCAGCCCGCCTGCGCGAGCCCCACGACGGTCAGAGGGAAAGTCTTCAAAGACTTCTCCGATGTCCTCCTGCCCAATCACTTCACCTGCAGGAAGTCTAAGATCCCGGACAAGACGCTTCAGCAGGTGAGTGTGGAAGAGGGGGACAAAGCAACCCTGAGCTGCAAGGGCGAAGGGGACCCACACCCGACTGTCTACTGGGTGTCACCTCACGACATCCGCCTGGACTCCAACCACAAGGGGCGGATGAGGGTCTTCGCAGATGGCACCTTGGAGATCGACTACGCCCTAGCCCAGGACAGCGGCACCTACCACTGCGTGGCCAGCAACGTAGCAGGGAACGACACTTTGCTGGCGCACCTTCGCGTGAGCAAGCCCTCCGCCCAGTTGGGCAACGACTCCTTCCTGTTCTCCAACAGCTCGGAGGCCTTCCAGCCGTCCCTCATCGACGTGGGCACGCTGGTGGGAGTCTTGGCCATGGGCATCCTGCCGTTCCTCAGCTCGGTCGCCGTCTGCTTCGTCTTCATCTTCTTCTGGAGCAAGAGCAAGGGGAAGGTCAAGCATCACGCCACCTTCGAGTTCGTCCCTCACCATCCCCACGCGGCCTGGAACAAGCCgcgcagcagcggcggcggcggcaagTTTGCCATGAAACTCATGTGA